The Streptomyces phaeolivaceus genome has a window encoding:
- a CDS encoding alpha/beta hydrolase, protein MGLTSDKVLVLAVLSAVLLFIGTVWLWPRLARRGWRAVGGRIVVLLATQVAVFASVGLAANQAFGFYASWADLLGRETGQGVVVDHDGADTGGPLRVVDTQRVDVAGGARPEAGSQIQKIEIVGRTSRIASPAYVYLPPEYFQPRYRTRTFPAAVVLTGCPGTAEALVKGLHFPRTAHKLARNGEAQPMILVMLRPTVAPPRDTECVDVPGGPRTETFFARDLPDAVGHHYRVGKKPGSWGIIGDSTGGYRALKLAMHHPRVYAAGAGLSPYYKAPIDATTGDLFQGNKTLRNEADLFWYLEHRPAPDTSLLVTSSKQGETNYRATLEFIERVKEKEPTRISSIILDSGGHNFNTWRREIPAALQWISGRLSDR, encoded by the coding sequence ATGGGTCTTACGAGCGACAAGGTGCTGGTGCTGGCGGTGTTGTCGGCCGTGCTGCTGTTCATCGGCACGGTGTGGCTGTGGCCCCGGCTGGCCCGTCGCGGCTGGCGGGCGGTCGGCGGCCGGATCGTCGTCCTGCTGGCCACCCAGGTCGCCGTCTTCGCGTCGGTCGGCCTCGCCGCCAACCAGGCCTTCGGGTTCTACGCCAGCTGGGCCGACCTCCTCGGCCGGGAGACCGGCCAGGGCGTGGTCGTCGACCACGACGGGGCCGACACCGGTGGGCCGTTGCGGGTCGTCGACACCCAGCGGGTCGACGTGGCCGGCGGCGCGCGGCCCGAGGCCGGCAGCCAGATCCAGAAGATCGAGATCGTCGGCCGTACGAGCCGGATCGCGAGCCCGGCGTACGTGTATCTGCCGCCGGAGTACTTCCAGCCCCGGTACCGCACCCGCACCTTCCCGGCCGCCGTCGTCCTCACCGGCTGTCCCGGGACCGCCGAGGCGCTCGTCAAGGGCCTCCACTTTCCGCGGACGGCCCACAAGTTGGCCCGGAACGGCGAGGCACAGCCGATGATCCTGGTGATGCTGCGGCCGACCGTGGCGCCGCCGCGCGACACCGAGTGCGTGGACGTCCCCGGCGGGCCGCGCACCGAGACCTTCTTCGCCCGGGATCTACCGGACGCCGTGGGCCACCACTACAGGGTCGGCAAGAAGCCCGGGAGTTGGGGGATCATCGGCGACTCGACCGGCGGCTACCGCGCGCTGAAACTCGCCATGCACCACCCCCGGGTGTACGCCGCCGGGGCGGGCCTCTCGCCGTACTACAAGGCGCCGATCGACGCGACGACCGGAGATCTCTTCCAGGGGAACAAGACCTTGCGGAACGAGGCGGACCTGTTCTGGTATCTCGAACACCGCCCCGCGCCGGACACCTCTCTGCTGGTCACCAGCAGCAAACAGGGGGAGACCAACTACCGGGCCACGCTGGAGTTCATCGAGCGGGTGAAGGAGAAAGAGCCGACGCGGATCTCGTCGATCATCCTCGACAGCGGCGGGCACAACTTCAACACGTGGCGACGGGAGATCCCGGCGGCGCTGCAGTGGATCAGCGGCCGGCTGAGTGATCGGTAA